In Paracoccus fistulariae, a single window of DNA contains:
- a CDS encoding alpha/beta hydrolase has product MAITLFLGGCAARPGPEVLRTIEARVPGAQTVTIYAATTRERAAENANVFTSGRASQPNYSSFDISVPPNHQPGVIEWPDEEIDPQTSFATVGQSILTRQGFLQKVAASQDSRKDVLIFVHGYNYNFPEALYRLTQMTVDADLDNTPILFAWPSQAAIAGYVADKESVTYSRDALADLLAALARDQRIGTITVFAHSMGGWLTVEALRQLRLSGQNDILDRLTVVLAAPDIDVDVFRAQMQVLGPMTQPMAVLVSPDDQALRVSNRLSRTRMRVGALDITDPAVQQAAREARLAIIDISSLEASDGLNHDRYVRLASFYANRGREGGDGPGPSLRRTGAFVFNTVGATLSSPFSIVGEALAGE; this is encoded by the coding sequence ATGGCCATCACCCTGTTCCTTGGCGGGTGCGCTGCCAGACCCGGTCCTGAGGTTCTGCGAACGATCGAGGCGCGCGTTCCCGGCGCGCAGACCGTCACCATCTATGCCGCCACGACCCGTGAGCGGGCGGCTGAGAACGCTAATGTCTTCACCTCGGGGCGTGCCAGCCAGCCGAACTACTCGTCCTTCGATATCTCGGTGCCGCCCAACCATCAGCCAGGCGTGATCGAATGGCCGGACGAAGAGATCGACCCGCAGACCAGCTTTGCCACGGTCGGGCAAAGCATCCTGACCCGGCAGGGCTTCCTGCAAAAGGTCGCCGCATCGCAAGACAGCAGAAAGGACGTGCTCATCTTCGTGCACGGCTATAACTACAACTTTCCCGAGGCGCTGTACCGGCTGACCCAAATGACGGTCGATGCCGATCTGGACAACACTCCGATCCTGTTCGCCTGGCCTTCTCAGGCTGCCATTGCGGGCTATGTGGCCGACAAGGAATCCGTTACCTATTCGCGCGATGCGCTGGCCGATCTGCTGGCGGCGCTGGCGCGGGACCAGCGCATCGGCACGATCACCGTCTTTGCCCACTCGATGGGCGGCTGGCTGACGGTCGAGGCGTTGCGCCAGCTGCGCCTGTCGGGGCAAAATGACATCCTTGACCGCCTGACCGTCGTGCTTGCGGCGCCCGATATCGACGTCGATGTGTTCCGCGCGCAGATGCAGGTCCTCGGCCCGATGACGCAGCCGATGGCAGTGCTGGTCTCGCCCGATGACCAAGCCCTGCGCGTCAGCAACCGGCTGAGCCGCACCCGCATGCGCGTCGGCGCGCTGGACATCACCGACCCGGCCGTGCAGCAGGCCGCGCGAGAGGCTCGCTTGGCGATCATCGACATCTCCAGCCTCGAGGCTTCGGACGGCCTGAACCATGACCGGTACGTCAGGCTGGCCTCCTTCTACGCCAATCGGGGGCGGGAGGGAGGAGACGGCCCTGGCCCTAGTCTTCGCCGCACAGGGGCCTTTGTATTCAACACGGTCGGCGCCACCCTTTCCAGCCCATTCTCGATCGTGGGCGAGGCTTTGGCGGGTGAGTAG